A region of Gammaproteobacteria bacterium DNA encodes the following proteins:
- a CDS encoding hybrid sensor histidine kinase/response regulator — protein MEEKIFEARIKLLLRQWPIIWVGNLLVQAICAIVLWESQSHLTILLWCGVNVLLFGWRLLMRQQFPAAIKAGHHAITRWAHQYAFSGLICGLVWGAGAWLFFDPQHTELTIFLLVVMIGICAGSLPALSCYSPAYITFTSGVLIPLAIKLWSLDWAYSHSLSVLTLIFFAVNIFYSRNLDRTISSSITADLANQKLLNEVGRARDVAEQANRSKSTFLAAASHDLRQPLHAMGLFMESLSNQLTKSSQHQLFKHIRTAHSAMEQMFEALLEISRLETGGIKPVLTHFQLRPIIDDLVTSVSEQAHQKGVSIKVHHCDAVVYTDSVLLGTILRNLLTNAVKYTEQGSIEISGQIEAGCIRLAVKDSGLGIPADKHQLIFSEYHQLANPERDREKGLGLGLAVVKRTAALLKLPMDLDSTLGVGSEFSLKIPLGERTRIPAVTNNFQEHNLKGQHLLLIDDDANIRKGTKGVLNQWGCVVTCAESAQQALLELKKRQRPPDLIISDYRLQHGVTGLEAIATIREAIDPELPALLITGDTDPALREQLVSAGYYVLSKPIKPSQLKNVVAGLLS, from the coding sequence ATGGAAGAAAAAATTTTTGAGGCGCGCATTAAGCTATTGCTGCGGCAATGGCCGATCATCTGGGTAGGTAATCTGCTGGTACAGGCCATCTGCGCAATCGTTTTGTGGGAGAGCCAATCGCATCTGACCATTCTGCTGTGGTGTGGGGTCAATGTTTTGCTATTTGGCTGGCGCTTGCTCATGCGCCAACAGTTTCCGGCAGCCATTAAGGCGGGGCATCACGCAATAACCCGTTGGGCACACCAGTACGCTTTCTCCGGCTTAATTTGCGGGCTGGTTTGGGGCGCGGGTGCCTGGCTGTTTTTTGACCCTCAACATACTGAACTAACGATATTTTTGCTGGTGGTCATGATCGGTATCTGCGCGGGCAGTCTGCCGGCACTCTCCTGTTATAGTCCTGCCTATATCACCTTTACCAGCGGTGTTTTGATCCCGCTTGCGATTAAATTATGGTCGCTGGATTGGGCATATTCCCACTCACTCTCCGTACTGACGTTGATCTTTTTTGCCGTTAACATTTTCTACAGCCGCAACCTGGATCGCACCATCAGTAGCTCGATCACCGCAGACCTGGCCAACCAGAAGTTACTTAATGAAGTTGGGCGTGCCCGAGATGTCGCCGAACAGGCCAATCGCTCCAAGTCGACCTTTTTGGCCGCAGCCAGCCATGACCTGCGCCAGCCACTGCACGCCATGGGGCTGTTTATGGAGTCACTCAGTAATCAGTTAACAAAGAGCAGTCAGCATCAACTTTTTAAGCATATCCGTACCGCCCACAGCGCCATGGAGCAGATGTTTGAGGCACTGCTAGAGATCTCACGCCTTGAGACCGGGGGTATAAAACCGGTACTCACACACTTCCAGTTGCGCCCAATTATCGACGACCTGGTAACCAGCGTCTCAGAGCAGGCCCACCAAAAAGGGGTCAGTATCAAAGTACATCATTGTGATGCGGTGGTTTACACCGACTCTGTGCTGCTCGGCACCATTCTGCGCAACCTGCTGACCAATGCGGTTAAATACACTGAACAGGGCAGTATCGAAATCTCTGGCCAGATAGAGGCGGGCTGTATCCGGCTGGCGGTAAAAGATTCCGGCCTTGGCATTCCTGCCGATAAACACCAGTTGATATTCTCCGAATACCATCAGCTGGCTAACCCAGAGCGTGACCGTGAGAAGGGGCTTGGGTTAGGGCTGGCAGTGGTTAAACGAACCGCAGCACTGCTTAAATTACCGATGGATCTGGACTCTACCCTCGGTGTGGGATCAGAGTTCAGTCTGAAAATACCACTGGGTGAGCGCACGCGAATCCCCGCCGTAACAAATAATTTTCAAGAACATAACCTGAAAGGTCAGCACCTACTACTGATCGACGATGATGCCAACATTCGCAAAGGAACCAAGGGGGTGTTGAATCAGTGGGGCTGCGTCGTCACGTGCGCTGAATCTGCTCAACAAGCCTTGTTAGAGCTAAAAAAGCGGCAGCGCCCCCCTGACTTGATAATCAGTGACTACCGCCTGCAACACGGTGTAACCGGCCTTGAAGCGATTGCTACCATCCGTGAAGCAATCGATCCCGAACTGCCCGCTCTGCTGATTACCGGTGACACCGACCCGGCACTGCGTGAGCAACTGGTGAGTGCGGGCTACTACGTGCTAAGCAAGCCGATTAAACCCAGCCAGCTGAAAAATGTGGTGGCGGGCCTACTGAGTTAG
- a CDS encoding PKD domain-containing protein — translation MKQFLWQLKRLVMTAFFITLSACSFPDNGEDESHADDGMATVQVTIPGLVSSTQGSFKAASFSAVPEEVTSLLIEVFNSQQHLLASADVISTSGRATLTIAAGNNYTIRGSARAGSELLFRGETTVATIAVGSRTAVSLTLNDQVTLSVTPPQDIPVAAAAVDFSFNLAGLANTTLNWYINGALGGSATVGSITAMGRYTPPATRPANPLITVRVEPQVSPSFAQTFTFNLLPAANIPPIANAGGDRAISSGNTLTLSAADSLDPDGTIISYLWELASEDLYPQLANANSERALVTAPPTQYGGVAIYQLTVTDNQGATGRDTVTITINGFDQPLQADAGADQVVIENTQVTLDGSGSHDPDNIISHYLWEELSNGGLLLSDSSAQRPTFTAPSAVSSSEYQFRLTVTNDRGDQAQDSVTITVNNSQPPGKLFFAASTNNSDYYLWVTDGTPDGTQQAAAVSVFNRDFYQYKTIAGSLFFQSRDMINGRELWRSDGTPGGTVMLPSAADANYVGQGALASANPSAFNALGDRLIYAASTSFDGTFNYRQMLSLDTGDNSLITVFNESPGSYYLNDVGTLSGHSYFFSRTFTPTSTTTLYKTDGINPALALKTVQGYTDIKDFVELNGELYFSSSENGLYNLWKTDGSSANTVKLHDFSGGVGSLTPNVSSGQKNMITFNNRLYFLAHNDGINKELWVSDGTTTGTTLLKELDAPATGFTTPSLHVVNNQLLFLSAGPDAALDGLWVSDGTTAGTQQIANLQVSSDLDYYAGSETGIAHFVASLGLLFFSADDGVNGNELWVSDGTAAGTRLVKDIYPGALPSKPAMFQSGEGYLLFIAVDESGRAKLWRSDGSDAGTVIIKDIDPSGVEHFSFFVSAG, via the coding sequence ATGAAACAATTTTTATGGCAGCTTAAACGACTGGTTATGACCGCCTTTTTCATTACGCTATCAGCCTGCTCTTTTCCCGATAATGGCGAGGATGAGAGCCATGCCGATGATGGCATGGCCACTGTGCAGGTCACCATCCCCGGTCTAGTGTCGAGCACTCAAGGTTCATTCAAAGCAGCTTCATTCTCTGCGGTTCCGGAAGAGGTTACCTCGCTGCTGATTGAGGTGTTCAACTCGCAGCAGCATCTGCTGGCATCAGCCGATGTTATCAGCACCAGTGGTCGTGCCACACTGACCATTGCAGCAGGTAATAACTACACCATTCGTGGTAGCGCAAGGGCAGGAAGTGAGCTGTTGTTTCGTGGCGAGACAACCGTGGCAACCATTGCCGTTGGTAGCCGAACAGCGGTGAGCTTGACACTCAACGATCAAGTCACACTATCGGTCACCCCTCCTCAAGATATCCCTGTTGCAGCTGCGGCAGTTGATTTCAGTTTTAACCTGGCTGGCTTAGCCAACACCACCCTCAACTGGTATATCAATGGTGCGCTCGGCGGCTCAGCAACGGTGGGTTCTATCACCGCAATGGGCCGCTACACTCCCCCGGCCACACGACCGGCCAACCCCTTGATAACCGTCCGGGTCGAGCCACAGGTATCCCCCTCTTTTGCACAGACATTCACCTTTAATCTGCTGCCAGCGGCCAATATTCCACCCATTGCCAATGCGGGGGGAGATCGGGCCATCAGCAGTGGCAATACGCTCACCTTGAGCGCAGCCGATAGCCTTGATCCAGATGGTACGATTATCAGCTACCTCTGGGAGCTGGCCTCGGAAGATCTCTACCCTCAGTTGGCAAACGCCAATAGTGAGCGTGCCTTAGTAACCGCACCGCCCACTCAATATGGCGGTGTTGCCATCTACCAGCTAACCGTCACCGATAATCAAGGGGCAACAGGCCGTGATACGGTGACCATTACCATTAATGGTTTTGACCAACCGCTACAGGCCGATGCCGGTGCAGATCAGGTGGTTATTGAAAATACCCAGGTCACGCTAGACGGCTCCGGTAGCCATGACCCCGACAATATCATCAGCCACTATTTATGGGAGGAGCTCAGCAACGGTGGCCTGTTGCTTTCTGATAGTAGCGCGCAACGCCCAACCTTCACCGCACCCAGTGCCGTAAGCAGTAGTGAGTATCAATTTCGCCTAACGGTCACCAATGACCGGGGAGATCAGGCACAGGATAGCGTCACCATCACTGTCAATAACAGCCAGCCACCCGGCAAACTCTTTTTTGCCGCATCCACAAACAACTCTGACTACTACCTGTGGGTTACCGATGGCACCCCTGACGGAACACAACAGGCGGCAGCTGTGAGCGTTTTTAATAGGGATTTTTATCAATACAAAACCATCGCCGGTTCACTCTTTTTTCAAAGCCGTGACATGATCAATGGTCGTGAACTGTGGCGCTCGGATGGCACCCCTGGCGGTACGGTGATGCTCCCTTCTGCGGCCGATGCCAATTATGTTGGGCAAGGGGCTTTAGCCTCGGCTAACCCAAGCGCATTCAACGCACTGGGTGATCGGCTAATATATGCCGCCAGCACCTCTTTTGATGGCACCTTTAACTACCGGCAAATGCTCTCGCTAGATACCGGTGATAACAGCCTGATTACGGTCTTTAATGAGTCACCCGGCAGCTACTATCTAAACGATGTGGGTACCCTGAGTGGCCATAGCTACTTTTTCAGCCGAACATTCACCCCAACCAGCACCACCACACTCTATAAAACCGATGGTATTAACCCCGCCCTTGCACTGAAAACAGTGCAAGGGTACACCGACATAAAAGACTTTGTTGAGCTTAACGGTGAGCTCTACTTCTCCTCTTCTGAGAATGGCCTTTATAACCTGTGGAAAACCGATGGCAGTAGCGCCAACACCGTAAAGTTGCATGACTTCTCTGGAGGCGTTGGCTCACTCACCCCCAATGTTTCAAGCGGACAGAAAAATATGATCACTTTCAATAACAGGCTCTATTTTCTGGCTCACAACGACGGCATAAACAAAGAGCTGTGGGTAAGTGATGGCACCACGACGGGCACCACTCTGCTAAAAGAGCTGGATGCACCGGCCACCGGTTTTACAACCCCCTCCTTGCATGTGGTGAATAACCAACTGCTATTTCTGAGCGCTGGGCCTGATGCGGCCTTAGACGGTTTGTGGGTAAGTGATGGAACAACAGCGGGCACCCAACAGATTGCTAACCTGCAAGTGAGCAGCGATCTGGACTACTACGCGGGATCTGAAACCGGTATCGCACATTTTGTCGCCTCACTGGGGTTGCTCTTTTTCAGTGCCGATGATGGCGTTAACGGTAACGAGCTCTGGGTGAGTGATGGCACGGCCGCAGGCACTCGTCTGGTAAAAGATATTTACCCTGGCGCACTCCCCAGCAAACCGGCGATGTTTCAATCCGGCGAAGGGTATCTGCTTTTCATTGCAGTGGATGAGAGTGGCCGCGCCAAGTTGTGGCGAAGTGACGGAAGTGACGCGGGCACCGTCATCATAAAAGATATCGACCCCAGTGGGGTTGAGCACTTCTCTTTCTTTGTGTCTGCGGGGTAA
- a CDS encoding SDR family NAD(P)-dependent oxidoreductase — translation MQKNHDKSILITGCSSGIGLVAAQTLHQRGYKVFASVRQKKDIPLLENSGIRCLHLDLDDSESIKQALKQLLQESGGTLYALFSNGAYGQPGAVEDLSRNTLRQQFETNLFGTHELTCRVVKVMRRQGYGRIIQNSSVLGFASFPFRGAYNASKHALEGLTDTLRMELNGSGIQVSLIEPGPIKSQFRKNAHAAFRDNIVVEQSYFKSYYRSVERRLAQHDDKGMFTLSEEAVVKKLLHALESKRAKPRYYVTFPTYLFGYLKRLLSTRILDRILLAASKGENR, via the coding sequence GTGCAAAAAAATCATGATAAAAGTATATTAATCACCGGCTGCTCCAGCGGGATCGGCCTTGTTGCCGCCCAAACACTGCACCAAAGAGGTTACAAAGTCTTCGCCAGTGTCCGCCAAAAAAAAGATATTCCGCTACTCGAAAACAGTGGAATACGCTGCTTGCACCTTGACCTTGATGACTCTGAGTCGATCAAACAGGCGTTAAAACAACTGCTACAAGAGAGCGGTGGCACGCTGTATGCGCTTTTTAGCAATGGTGCCTACGGTCAACCCGGGGCCGTTGAAGACCTCAGCCGCAACACCTTGCGACAACAATTTGAAACCAATCTGTTTGGCACCCATGAGCTCACTTGCCGCGTGGTTAAAGTCATGCGTCGTCAGGGGTATGGTCGCATTATTCAAAACAGTTCGGTGCTCGGCTTTGCGTCATTCCCCTTCAGAGGAGCCTACAACGCCAGTAAACATGCTTTGGAAGGGTTAACCGATACGCTGCGTATGGAGTTAAACGGGAGCGGGATACAGGTCTCACTCATTGAGCCTGGGCCGATTAAAAGCCAGTTTAGAAAAAATGCCCACGCCGCCTTCAGAGATAATATTGTTGTTGAGCAGAGTTATTTCAAATCCTACTACCGCTCGGTGGAGCGCCGTTTGGCCCAACATGACGATAAAGGCATGTTTACGCTCAGTGAAGAGGCGGTGGTTAAAAAACTGCTGCACGCGCTGGAGAGCAAACGGGCAAAGCCGCGCTACTACGTCACCTTTCCTACCTACCTGTTTGGCTACCTCAAGCGCTTGCTCTCCACTCGCATTTTGGATCGCATTTTACTCGCGGCCTCAAAAGGTGAAAACAGATAG